The Streptomyces sp. NBC_00691 genome has a segment encoding these proteins:
- a CDS encoding serine hydrolase domain-containing protein has protein sequence MAQRSDPFERLLDDAVRAGVCPGMVWAVGHGRTTVSEGAVGLLDPERPGEPMRHDTLFDVASLTKVLAVWAVVGTLVDAGKIDLTAPLGDYWPEAAGRPLADVTAHHLLTHTAGMPLRANLRHLYGSDPQDVRDGVLAERLRHRPGEAVAYTDRAALILGFLAEHLTRRPLPRLAEERVWSPLGMAETRYGPLAAPLKERCAPTEYDEESGRHLKGTVHDFSARLLGGACGIAGVFTTTGDVGRFLRHLLAPVPGVFSAEWTAGSLRVRTGGLEPPRGLFWHPAPGTAPADDVWSHFGFTGTGMWVSPSRDRWAVLLTNRLRLTRDPGPLARVREVFRTLAFR, from the coding sequence TTGGCGCAGCGCAGCGACCCCTTCGAGCGGCTCCTCGACGACGCCGTGCGCGCGGGTGTGTGCCCGGGCATGGTCTGGGCCGTGGGGCACGGCCGTACGACGGTGTCCGAAGGGGCCGTCGGCCTGCTCGACCCGGAGCGGCCCGGCGAGCCGATGCGCCACGACACGCTGTTCGACGTGGCGAGCCTCACCAAGGTGCTGGCCGTCTGGGCCGTGGTCGGCACGCTCGTCGACGCCGGGAAGATCGACCTGACGGCCCCACTGGGCGACTACTGGCCCGAGGCGGCGGGACGGCCGCTCGCCGACGTGACGGCGCATCACCTCCTCACCCACACCGCCGGCATGCCGCTCCGCGCCAACCTCCGGCACCTGTACGGATCCGATCCGCAGGACGTACGGGACGGCGTCCTCGCCGAGCGGCTCCGGCACCGGCCCGGGGAGGCCGTCGCGTACACCGACCGGGCGGCCCTGATCCTCGGGTTCCTCGCCGAGCACCTCACGCGCCGCCCGCTCCCCCGGCTCGCCGAGGAACGCGTCTGGAGCCCGCTCGGGATGGCGGAGACCCGGTACGGTCCGCTGGCGGCCCCGCTCAAGGAGCGCTGCGCGCCCACCGAGTACGACGAGGAGAGCGGCCGGCACCTCAAGGGCACCGTCCATGACTTCTCGGCCCGGCTGCTCGGCGGCGCCTGCGGGATCGCGGGGGTCTTCACGACCACCGGCGACGTCGGGCGGTTCCTCCGTCACCTCCTCGCCCCGGTGCCCGGGGTCTTCTCCGCCGAGTGGACGGCCGGCTCGCTCCGCGTCCGCACCGGCGGCCTCGAACCTCCCCGCGGCCTGTTCTGGCACCCGGCGCCGGGCACGGCACCCGCGGACGACGTCTGGTCGCACTTCGGCTTCACCGGCACGGGCATGTGGGTCTCGCCGAGCCGGGACCGCTGGGCGGTCCTGCTCACCAACCGCCTCCGGCTGACCAGGGACCCCGGCCCGCTGGCCCGGGTAAGGGAGGTCTTCCGGACCCTCGCCTTCCGCTGA
- a CDS encoding DUF817 domain-containing protein — protein MDTFTHGMRQLLRFAVLEARCCAFAVALVGGIAVSSLLPELPIARYDLLLLYGIGLTVVAWRVGWDSGRDIAVIAACHATGLLFELVKVRMGSWSYPEEALTKVGGVPLYGGFLYAALGSYVCRARRLFDLRLTGYRPRATAVLAAAVYVNFFSHHWLPDARWVLAALILVTTAGTWVRFRVGVRDHRMPLALSFVLIGFFLWVAENAATYVGAWSYPDQLDGWQPVSLAKFGAWALLMTVTFVLAMSSRSVRHEN, from the coding sequence ATGGACACGTTCACGCACGGGATGCGCCAGCTCCTGCGGTTCGCGGTGCTGGAGGCGCGGTGCTGCGCCTTCGCCGTCGCGCTCGTCGGGGGGATCGCCGTCTCGTCCCTGCTGCCCGAGCTGCCGATCGCCCGGTACGACCTGCTGCTGCTGTACGGGATCGGGCTCACCGTCGTGGCCTGGAGGGTCGGCTGGGACAGCGGCCGGGACATCGCGGTGATCGCCGCCTGTCACGCCACGGGCCTGCTCTTCGAGTTGGTCAAGGTTCGGATGGGCTCCTGGAGTTATCCGGAGGAGGCGCTGACCAAGGTCGGCGGGGTGCCGCTCTACGGCGGATTCCTCTACGCGGCGCTCGGCAGTTACGTCTGCCGGGCCCGGCGCCTGTTCGACCTGCGGCTGACGGGCTACCGGCCGCGCGCGACGGCCGTGCTCGCCGCCGCCGTGTACGTGAACTTCTTCAGCCACCACTGGCTGCCCGACGCCCGCTGGGTCCTGGCGGCGCTGATCCTCGTGACGACGGCGGGGACCTGGGTGCGGTTCCGGGTGGGCGTACGGGACCACCGGATGCCCCTGGCCCTGTCGTTCGTCCTGATCGGCTTCTTCCTCTGGGTGGCGGAGAACGCGGCCACGTACGTCGGCGCCTGGAGCTATCCGGACCAGCTGGACGGCTGGCAGCCGGTGTCCCTCGCCAAGTTCGGCGCATGGGCGCTGCTGATGACGGTCACGTTCGTCCTGGCAATGTCCTCGCGCTCCGTGCGACACGAGAATTGA
- a CDS encoding GNAT family N-acetyltransferase: protein MGFTLEGPVLEGALVRLEPLGHHHAPGLAEAAEENRDSYGFTSVPDREGVGAYIDAQLGRAADGLLAPYAQVAVATGRVVGHTSFWDPRRWRSGAGLCAIEIGFTWLAASAQGTGVNTEAKYLLFRHAFESWEVARVDLKTDARNARSRAAIASVGATFEGVLRNWSRSWAPGEEDRLRDSAVFSVIAEEWPERRTALERRLAARRSG from the coding sequence ATGGGATTCACCCTCGAAGGACCGGTCCTGGAGGGCGCGCTGGTGCGCCTGGAGCCGCTCGGGCACCACCATGCCCCGGGGCTCGCCGAGGCGGCGGAGGAGAACCGGGACAGCTACGGATTCACCTCGGTGCCGGACCGGGAGGGGGTCGGGGCGTACATCGACGCGCAGCTCGGCCGCGCCGCCGACGGTCTCCTCGCCCCGTACGCGCAGGTGGCCGTGGCGACCGGCCGCGTGGTCGGCCACACCTCCTTCTGGGACCCGCGGCGGTGGCGGTCCGGTGCGGGCCTCTGCGCGATCGAGATCGGTTTCACCTGGCTCGCGGCCTCCGCGCAGGGCACGGGGGTGAACACCGAGGCCAAGTACCTGCTGTTCAGGCACGCCTTCGAGAGCTGGGAGGTGGCCCGGGTGGACCTGAAGACGGACGCCCGCAACGCCCGTTCCCGGGCGGCCATCGCGAGCGTGGGGGCGACCTTCGAGGGTGTCCTGCGGAACTGGTCGCGCTCCTGGGCGCCGGGCGAGGAGGACCGTCTCCGCGACAGCGCCGTGTTCTCGGTCATCGCCGAGGAGTGGCCCGAGCGCCGGACGGCCCTCGAACGGCGTCTGGCGGCGAGGCGGTCGGGCTGA
- a CDS encoding glyceraldehyde-3-phosphate dehydrogenase: MTVNDDSFTSWKNREEIAESMIPIIGKLHREQDITVLVHSRSLVNKSVVSILKTHRFARQIAGEELSVTETLPFLQTLTTLDLGPSQIDIGMLAAEYKTDNRGLTVEEFTAEAVAGATGENKIERRDGRDVVLYGFGRIGRLVARLLIEKAGSGNGLRLRAIVVRGGGEQDLVKRASLLRRDSIHGQFQGTITVDEANSTIVANGNTIKVIYANDPSEVDYTAYGIENAILIDNTGKWRDREGLSKHLRPGIDKVVLTAPGKGDVPNIVHGVNHDTIKPDEQILSCASCTTNAIVPPLKAMDDEYGVLRGHVETVHSFTNDQNLLDNYHKADRRGRSAPLNMVITETGAASAVAKALPELKAPITGSSIRVPVPDVSIAILSLRLGRETTRDEVLEYLRDVSLHSPLKRQIDFTTAPDAVSMDFVGSRHASIVDAGATKVDGDNAILYLWYDNEFGYSCQVIRVVQHVSGVEYPTFPAPAV, encoded by the coding sequence GTGACTGTCAATGACGACTCGTTCACCAGCTGGAAGAACCGCGAGGAGATCGCGGAGTCGATGATCCCGATCATCGGGAAGCTGCACCGGGAGCAGGACATCACCGTCCTGGTCCACAGCCGCTCCCTGGTGAACAAGTCGGTGGTCAGCATCCTCAAGACCCACCGGTTCGCGCGCCAGATCGCCGGCGAGGAGCTGTCGGTCACCGAGACGCTTCCGTTCCTCCAGACGCTCACCACCCTCGACCTGGGCCCGTCCCAGATCGACATCGGCATGCTGGCCGCCGAGTACAAGACCGACAACCGCGGTCTCACGGTGGAGGAGTTCACCGCCGAGGCCGTCGCCGGTGCGACCGGTGAGAACAAGATCGAGCGCCGCGACGGACGCGACGTCGTCCTGTACGGCTTCGGCCGCATCGGCCGCCTCGTCGCCCGCCTCCTCATCGAGAAGGCCGGCTCGGGCAACGGTCTGCGCCTGCGCGCGATCGTCGTCCGCGGCGGCGGCGAGCAGGATCTGGTCAAGCGCGCCTCGCTGCTGCGCCGCGACTCGATCCACGGTCAGTTCCAGGGCACGATCACGGTCGACGAGGCGAACAGCACGATCGTCGCCAACGGCAACACGATCAAGGTGATCTACGCCAACGACCCCTCCGAGGTCGACTACACGGCGTACGGCATCGAGAACGCCATCCTGATCGACAACACCGGCAAGTGGCGTGACCGCGAGGGCCTGTCGAAGCACCTGCGCCCCGGCATCGACAAGGTCGTCCTGACCGCGCCCGGCAAGGGTGACGTGCCGAACATCGTGCACGGCGTCAACCACGACACGATCAAGCCGGACGAGCAGATCCTCTCCTGCGCCTCCTGCACCACCAACGCGATCGTGCCGCCGCTGAAGGCCATGGACGACGAGTACGGCGTGCTGCGCGGTCACGTGGAGACGGTCCACTCGTTCACGAACGACCAGAACCTCCTGGACAACTACCACAAGGCGGACCGCCGCGGCCGTTCCGCGCCGCTCAACATGGTGATCACCGAGACCGGTGCCGCCTCGGCCGTCGCCAAGGCGCTGCCGGAGCTCAAGGCCCCGATCACGGGCAGCTCGATCCGCGTCCCCGTCCCGGACGTGTCGATCGCCATCCTGAGCCTGCGCCTGGGCCGCGAGACCACCCGCGACGAGGTCCTCGAGTACCTGCGCGACGTCTCTCTGCACTCGCCGCTGAAGCGTCAGATCGACTTCACCACGGCCCCCGACGCCGTCTCGATGGACTTCGTGGGCTCGCGCCACGCGTCGATCGTCGACGCCGGCGCGACCAAGGTCGACGGCGACAACGCGATCCTCTACCTCTGGTACGACAACGAGTTCGGCTACTCGTGCCAGGTCATCCGGGTCGTCCAGCACGTCTCCGGCGTCGAGTACCCGACCTTCCCGGCCCCGGCGGTCTGA
- a CDS encoding cold-shock protein has translation MANGTVKWFNAEKGFGFIEQEGGGPDVFAHYSNIATSGFRELQEGQKVTFDVTQGQKGPQAENILPA, from the coding sequence ATGGCTAACGGCACCGTGAAGTGGTTCAACGCTGAAAAGGGCTTCGGCTTCATCGAGCAGGAGGGTGGCGGCCCGGACGTCTTCGCCCACTACTCCAACATCGCCACCTCTGGCTTCCGTGAGCTCCAGGAAGGCCAGAAGGTGACCTTCGACGTCACGCAGGGCCAGAAGGGCCCCCAGGCGGAGAACATCCTCCCCGCCTGA